In bacterium, one genomic interval encodes:
- a CDS encoding cbb3-type cytochrome c oxidase subunit II, giving the protein MSDLLAAAAAALGAPEDLVERSAQARAEADGTTYEAVLSAWGGGAPLPAPSAAPEPQAPPATTAAPATTPAAVAPDPVPAAVAVAPAPVSPSPVPRPAAPALSKATPRLTGVRLHPLRTWVMMAGLFAIGLVITLIGPYNTGGDFRHVVPDTPLSALGHQGRAVYSNQGCGYCHTQLVRPVLADVGLGPATESWADSLDTATFGVQRIGPDLAHVGSRTAYGGDAGTVTADDLMILLTTPESVFASGNHPSYAHLSEQDLTALATYLSELK; this is encoded by the coding sequence ATGAGTGACCTGCTGGCTGCCGCGGCGGCCGCGCTGGGAGCGCCCGAGGACCTGGTGGAACGATCGGCCCAGGCCCGCGCCGAGGCCGACGGGACCACCTACGAGGCGGTACTGTCGGCGTGGGGCGGAGGCGCTCCGCTACCCGCACCTTCAGCCGCTCCAGAGCCCCAGGCGCCTCCGGCAACGACCGCTGCTCCCGCGACCACTCCGGCGGCCGTCGCTCCCGACCCGGTGCCCGCAGCCGTGGCGGTCGCTCCGGCGCCGGTATCCCCTTCGCCGGTACCCCGGCCTGCGGCGCCTGCTCTCAGCAAGGCCACGCCCCGCCTGACGGGCGTGAGGCTGCACCCGTTGCGGACCTGGGTCATGATGGCAGGCCTGTTCGCGATCGGGCTGGTCATCACGCTGATCGGCCCCTACAACACCGGAGGAGACTTCCGGCACGTGGTTCCCGACACCCCCCTGTCCGCCCTCGGACACCAGGGCCGGGCCGTCTACTCGAACCAGGGATGCGGCTACTGCCACACCCAACTGGTCAGGCCTGTCCTCGCCGACGTCGGGCTCGGACCCGCGACCGAGAGCTGGGCTGATTCACTGGACACCGCCACCTTCGGCGTCCAGCGGATCGGGCCCGACCTGGCCCATGTGGGTAGCCGGACTGCCTACGGAGGCGATGCGGGCACCGTGACCGCAGACGATCTCATGATCCTCCTGACAACCCCTGAGAGCGTGTTCGCGTCCGGGAACCATCCGTCGTACGCGCACCTCTCCGAACAGGACTTGACCGCTCTCGCCACCTACCTGTCGGAGCTGAAGTAG
- a CDS encoding 4Fe-4S binding protein — MAKSEVWFETPPFRDDYQLVMVDTDYVQAQVRPKQFLHINQSECILCEGCVDICPWKCIHYLSLDAIDEAYDVDHPSDSADNLGFFVVDEYECTRCALCIDRCPTNVISLGKFEGSVSDTAMNAGLVERAPWDLDTGARDFKNGYTYGMRW; from the coding sequence ATGGCGAAGTCTGAGGTCTGGTTCGAGACCCCGCCCTTCCGTGACGACTACCAGTTGGTCATGGTCGATACCGATTACGTCCAGGCGCAGGTGCGGCCCAAGCAGTTCCTCCACATAAACCAGTCCGAGTGCATCCTCTGCGAGGGATGCGTGGACATCTGCCCCTGGAAGTGCATCCACTACCTATCCCTGGATGCCATCGATGAGGCCTACGACGTGGATCACCCGTCCGACAGCGCCGACAACCTGGGCTTCTTCGTGGTCGACGAGTACGAGTGCACCCGTTGCGCGCTCTGCATCGATCGCTGCCCCACCAATGTCATTTCCCTCGGCAAGTTCGAGGGTTCGGTGTCGGACACAGCCATGAACGCCGGTCTGGTGGAGCGCGCCCCATGGGATCTGGATACCGGTGCCCGTGACTTCAAGAACGGGTACACCTACGGAATGCGTTGGTAG
- a CDS encoding type II toxin-antitoxin system VapC family toxin produces the protein MIVLDASVLANAVGDDGSDGADGRRELRLAGDAAIPELAYVEVVSVLRKRWLAGDLTLERFADAVEALADLPLARYSTVSLLPRIFELRANVTPYDAVYVALAESLECPLLTNDRALADAPGPQCEIHVVTK, from the coding sequence TTGATCGTCCTCGACGCCTCCGTGCTCGCCAATGCGGTCGGTGACGACGGCAGCGACGGCGCGGACGGCCGGCGGGAGCTGCGTCTGGCCGGCGACGCGGCCATACCGGAGCTGGCCTATGTCGAAGTCGTTTCAGTCCTCAGGAAGCGTTGGCTGGCCGGTGATCTCACACTCGAGCGATTCGCGGACGCCGTGGAGGCCCTCGCCGATCTGCCGCTCGCACGGTATTCCACGGTTTCGTTGCTTCCCCGGATCTTCGAATTGCGAGCCAATGTGACACCATACGACGCCGTCTATGTCGCGCTGGCCGAATCGCTTGAATGTCCACTTCTCACCAACGACAGGGCGCTCGCCGACGCACCTGGCCCGCAGTGCGAGATCCACGTGGTGACGAAGTGA
- a CDS encoding cbb3-type cytochrome c oxidase subunit I, with product MTQDDSKTDQGSLDRFRADRQERAASGLMAVACLLLLAGAGLLVLMLIKLAIPTLFADTEFLAYGRLRPAAMLMLVYGFGGVLTQATAYYLIPRLVGVRMRHQQAALLGGLGYAGLVTLGALVVLFRGPSGPELTEFPPIIDWPIAALLLLPPFLVTSMLRNRTEEGAFVSTLYVLGAVWWYPALHITGSIPGLDGVGPFLQAGLVANGMLWLAFPAAALGGAYYVLVKESGRPLFSGPLARAGFWTLAGTALLATPTRFLGGPAPNWTETVAVAAAMGLMIAALAVMTNLGQTLSGDWETARRSVVIRYLMVGATAYTLVTVLTGMSGFRSVAAVLGLTTWHEGLIIGTTLVAVPALGMAFVFHAFPRTTGRDLAGEDAAERGLRLLTWGGGITAAAFLVAGLVSGITWNWASASGSRLNAGAGFSDTFAGVDLMFTVGALASVVALVGIALMVWTALGTYVSGTARPVEMLVPVEPRDDE from the coding sequence TTGACACAGGACGACTCCAAGACGGACCAGGGTTCGCTCGACCGCTTCCGGGCGGATCGCCAGGAGCGGGCGGCGTCGGGTCTCATGGCCGTAGCCTGCCTGCTGCTCCTGGCCGGCGCCGGATTGCTGGTCTTGATGCTCATCAAGCTGGCGATCCCCACCCTCTTCGCCGATACCGAGTTCCTGGCGTACGGGCGCCTCCGGCCCGCCGCCATGCTGATGCTCGTCTACGGGTTCGGTGGAGTCCTTACCCAGGCCACGGCCTATTACCTGATCCCCCGCCTGGTCGGCGTCCGGATGCGCCACCAGCAGGCCGCTCTGCTCGGCGGCCTCGGTTATGCCGGCCTGGTGACCCTCGGCGCGCTCGTGGTGCTGTTCAGGGGCCCGTCGGGACCCGAACTCACCGAATTCCCCCCGATCATCGATTGGCCGATCGCCGCCCTGCTGCTCCTACCCCCCTTCCTGGTGACCTCGATGCTCCGAAACCGCACCGAGGAGGGGGCCTTCGTATCCACCCTCTACGTCCTGGGGGCCGTCTGGTGGTACCCGGCCTTGCACATCACGGGCAGCATCCCGGGACTCGACGGCGTCGGCCCGTTCCTGCAAGCCGGCCTGGTGGCCAATGGGATGCTCTGGCTGGCCTTCCCGGCCGCCGCCCTGGGAGGCGCCTACTACGTGCTGGTCAAGGAGAGCGGCCGCCCGCTGTTCTCCGGACCCCTCGCCCGGGCCGGATTCTGGACGCTGGCCGGGACGGCACTCCTGGCCACCCCGACCAGGTTCCTGGGGGGCCCCGCTCCGAACTGGACGGAGACGGTGGCGGTGGCCGCGGCGATGGGGTTGATGATCGCCGCGCTGGCGGTGATGACCAACCTGGGCCAGACACTGTCGGGTGACTGGGAAACGGCTCGCCGGAGCGTGGTGATCCGGTACCTGATGGTCGGAGCGACGGCCTACACCCTGGTCACCGTACTGACCGGTATGTCCGGCTTCCGGTCGGTCGCCGCGGTGCTGGGCCTGACCACATGGCACGAAGGCTTGATCATCGGCACGACTCTGGTGGCCGTACCCGCCCTCGGGATGGCATTCGTCTTCCATGCCTTCCCGAGAACCACGGGAAGGGATCTCGCCGGCGAGGACGCGGCCGAGCGAGGGCTCCGCCTCCTGACCTGGGGCGGAGGCATCACGGCCGCGGCGTTCCTGGTCGCGGGACTGGTGTCGGGGATCACCTGGAACTGGGCCAGCGCCTCGGGTTCGCGGCTCAACGCCGGGGCGGGATTCTCGGACACGTTTGCCGGAGTGGATCTGATGTTCACGGTAGGAGCCCTGGCCTCGGTGGTGGCCCTGGTGGGGATCGCCCTGATGGTGTGGACGGCCCTGGGGACCTACGTGTCAGGGACGGCCCGTCCGGTCGAGATGTTGGTGCCGGTGGAGCCCCGAGACGATGAGTGA
- the extP gene encoding selenite/tellurite reduction operon b-type cytochrome ExtP, producing the protein MLNGGLKVRERVGEAADAFRASPFWESMFRPGSPFKRGYSDSPRNRSYVIMNNVLYHLHPVKVKRHAVRLSYTLCLGGLSFFLFILLTITGIFLMFYYRPTAPAAYIDVEALSTSVAFGSLVRNLHRWGAHLMVLTVFLHMSRVFYHGAYKPPREFNWVVGVVLLLLTLLLSFTGYLLPWDQLALWAVTVGTNMAGFTPMFGNQVKFALLGGIEVTGNTLLRFYVLHVLFLPFVIVIFMAVHFWRVRKDGGISGPL; encoded by the coding sequence ATGTTGAACGGCGGTTTGAAGGTCAGGGAGCGGGTCGGCGAGGCGGCGGACGCCTTCCGGGCGAGCCCCTTCTGGGAGTCGATGTTCCGTCCTGGATCACCCTTCAAGCGGGGCTACAGCGACAGCCCCCGCAACCGGTCCTACGTGATCATGAACAACGTCCTCTACCACCTGCATCCCGTCAAGGTGAAGCGCCATGCGGTGCGGCTCTCGTACACGTTGTGCCTGGGCGGGCTGAGCTTCTTCCTCTTCATCCTGCTGACGATCACCGGCATATTCCTGATGTTCTACTACCGGCCGACCGCGCCGGCCGCCTACATCGATGTCGAGGCTCTCTCCACGTCGGTCGCCTTCGGCTCGCTGGTCCGGAACCTGCACCGGTGGGGCGCCCACCTCATGGTGCTGACCGTGTTCCTCCACATGTCCCGGGTCTTCTATCACGGCGCCTACAAGCCGCCCCGGGAGTTCAACTGGGTGGTCGGGGTGGTCCTGCTGCTCCTCACCCTGCTGCTCTCCTTCACCGGGTACCTGCTGCCGTGGGATCAGCTGGCGCTGTGGGCGGTGACGGTGGGAACCAACATGGCGGGCTTCACGCCCATGTTCGGAAACCAGGTGAAGTTCGCCCTGTTGGGAGGTATCGAGGTAACCGGCAACACGCTGCTGCGCTTCTACGTGCTGCACGTCCTCTTCCTACCGTTCGTGATAGTCATCTTCATGGCCGTGCACTTCTGGAGGGTGCGCAAGGACGGCGGCATCTCGGGGCCGTTGTAG
- a CDS encoding SAM-dependent chlorinase/fluorinase: MAPSFPLPITFLSDFGREDEFVGVVHGVIATLAPRCRVIDLNHRIPPGDIRAGALTLLRAIQYMPPGVVLAVVDPGVGSDRRAVVLETGWGYLVGPDNGILSPAAAFLGGVTDAYAIENPDVMLPSRGRTFEGRDRFAPAAAVLAAGEARPDEMGPQLDARVLTPLLLPLSEVTDEGRVEGRAWWVDTYGNVQTNITPEDLEEAGIGPGEQVVVRVGLMNYRVPWVGTFADVGEGRPLIHIDSAGLMALAVRGGRADDHFTLAVDSSVVIASC; this comes from the coding sequence GTGGCTCCGAGCTTCCCGCTTCCGATTACCTTCCTCTCCGACTTCGGCCGGGAGGACGAGTTCGTCGGGGTCGTGCACGGGGTGATCGCCACGCTGGCGCCTCGGTGCCGCGTGATCGACCTGAACCACCGGATCCCGCCCGGTGACATCCGGGCCGGAGCCCTCACCCTGTTGCGGGCCATCCAGTACATGCCGCCCGGTGTCGTGCTGGCGGTGGTGGATCCGGGTGTGGGTAGCGACCGCCGGGCCGTGGTGCTGGAGACCGGCTGGGGCTATCTCGTGGGTCCCGACAACGGGATCCTCTCCCCGGCAGCGGCTTTCCTCGGCGGCGTAACGGACGCCTACGCGATCGAGAACCCGGACGTGATGCTCCCGTCGCGGGGACGTACGTTCGAAGGGCGTGACCGGTTCGCACCGGCGGCGGCCGTGCTGGCGGCGGGAGAAGCCCGGCCGGACGAGATGGGGCCACAGCTGGATGCGCGGGTGCTGACGCCGCTCCTGTTGCCCCTGTCCGAGGTGACGGACGAGGGACGGGTGGAAGGCCGGGCCTGGTGGGTGGACACCTACGGCAACGTCCAGACCAACATCACGCCCGAGGATCTGGAGGAGGCGGGCATCGGGCCGGGCGAGCAGGTGGTGGTGCGGGTGGGCCTGATGAACTACCGGGTGCCCTGGGTCGGAACGTTCGCGGATGTGGGGGAGGGACGCCCGCTCATCCACATCGATTCGGCCGGGCTGATGGCGCTGGCCGTGCGGGGCGGGCGGGCCGACGACCACTTCACGCTCGCCGTGGACTCGTCGGTCGTTATTGCTAGTTGCTAG
- a CDS encoding c-type cytochrome, which yields MNELIAAAAARLGSPEHLVERSAIARAEADGISPEEVLAAWAGGTAPPPGAPAPAAPVPAADVPAPVAASAAPAPAEDPEPGVAPAAPAPEMAATAVGSPPAPEQVTLADAHRFEAVITGATAGLTERVAASLPRWLTVLFFAVPLIGLTYLIAFAAGPNCGPGGQLSVDRLTGLVENCDGSVYEAGGAAGGVDVRALVGEGSVLFAAPSSCSSCHGASGEGGSGPALAGTLLDTFSMCTDHIDWVSLGTDGFLSAGRNTYGDAGITVGSGGVMPSFSDTLTPEEIATVVFYERVVLGGQPVEEAVFDCGFAEPVEE from the coding sequence GTGAACGAGCTGATCGCCGCCGCGGCCGCCAGGCTCGGGAGCCCCGAGCATCTGGTGGAACGATCAGCCATCGCCCGGGCCGAGGCCGACGGCATCAGCCCGGAGGAGGTGCTGGCGGCATGGGCAGGGGGAACAGCCCCTCCGCCAGGCGCCCCGGCCCCGGCCGCCCCTGTCCCGGCCGCAGATGTACCGGCGCCGGTCGCCGCCTCGGCCGCCCCGGCCCCAGCTGAAGATCCTGAGCCGGGCGTTGCTCCCGCGGCGCCTGCTCCCGAGATGGCAGCTACGGCAGTCGGAAGCCCTCCGGCGCCCGAGCAGGTGACCCTCGCCGATGCCCACCGGTTCGAGGCGGTCATCACCGGCGCCACCGCCGGCCTCACCGAGCGGGTCGCCGCCTCGCTTCCCCGCTGGCTGACCGTGCTGTTCTTCGCCGTTCCGCTCATCGGCCTCACGTACCTGATCGCCTTCGCCGCCGGACCCAACTGCGGCCCGGGCGGCCAACTCTCCGTCGATCGGCTTACCGGCTTGGTCGAGAACTGTGACGGCTCCGTCTACGAAGCGGGCGGCGCGGCCGGAGGTGTGGACGTGCGGGCGCTGGTCGGCGAGGGAAGCGTCCTGTTCGCGGCCCCATCCAGTTGCAGCTCGTGCCATGGCGCCAGCGGCGAGGGCGGGTCCGGCCCAGCCTTGGCAGGCACGCTGCTGGACACGTTCTCGATGTGCACCGACCACATCGACTGGGTCTCGCTAGGGACGGACGGCTTCCTCAGCGCGGGCCGGAATACCTATGGAGACGCCGGTATCACGGTCGGCTCGGGCGGAGTCATGCCCTCCTTCAGCGATACCCTCACACCCGAGGAGATCGCCACCGTGGTGTTCTACGAGCGGGTGGTGCTGGGAGGACAACCCGTCGAGGAAGCGGTCTTCGACTGCGGATTCGCAGAACCCGTCGAGGAATGA